tcaaagttACCAAGAATTTggtaaaacattaaattcttTCCCCAAACCTAAGTctttgtaaatgtttttggtttttaaaagctCAAGTATACCAGATTGAATCAAGTTAAATTGTTGATAGAGCCTGACGACCCCATGATCAGACTtttgattaaaacaaaaccaattgTTAAGCTGTTATCGAAAAAAATgctattaaaatgtattcttcatatatatttttgtttccctATTATTTTTTCCAGTTTCCAAGTCTGCGGCAGTGGCAACTAGTTGCATGTTCGGAGGCAACAAAGTGGCATCTTTTGGTCTCTCTCGACGGCGGTTGGCCATTTTCTCACCTGCGGCGATCAAAAGCGACCTCGACCTGTCTCAAGCTAAGGCAAAGCcgatatgtatataaatatatatatatattgtactTGGAGAGTCGAGAGGCTCCACACtgtattatttattgacaTTCAGTGTGGCAATAGCTGGCCCCAGTGGGCCATGTTTTATGTCTCTATATTCTAAAATTGCATAGATTTGTATCAATTGATAGTGCAGAACAGGACGGAGAACTTGGTCAGCAATTGAAAGGCAACATGCAATCGCGTTGTCTGCCAGCGGCTTTTGTCAAATTGAAGGTAGCTTCTATATGTGTGCCCACAACATAACACCACACTAAAACTATACCCGTAATATGGCGGAGATCCGGGGGAATTGCCAGAAAGCCAGAAAGCCAGAGAGCCAGACCAAGTCGGGGCACCTTGACAAGCCTAGGCACGTCTTCGACCGGCAATTGGCCAGAGATGCTGGCCCAGAGATGCTCGAAGTCGGGCTAACATCGTGGCTGGGCTGATTGTTTTTCCCCGCAATTTGGTCTTCTATTTCTTTGGTTCTTAATGCGGGCTATACCCTTGCAAGGTGCtatggaatttaaaaagaCTTTAAGCCAATTTATCATTGTCAAacttatcaaatatttaaaaacacaattgataaaaaattacaaaaaaatttacattgaaatttataatACAAATCTAGCTTATTAATACTGCACTTTATGTTAGTGTTCTAGTTATGCACTATCAGTCTATCAGtattagtaaataaatatataaatgtagtGACTACTATAATAACTTAAAAGTTACCAAACTTTTCATgctaagaaaaaataaagcaaattaaaacaacaaataacaaaaggaaaatatattattaagaacttattttcttaattattaatttaataaacacatTGTATATTTCGAACGAAAAatgatttcttaaaattaaatttaaaaaatattaattgttaaaaattggccaaattttaaaatacctctgatttaaaaagaaaaaaaataattttaaactgaatagataaactttaaaatacctACACATGTACACATATAACCAAACGGCCTTCGTTTTTGgttcacaaattaaattagtttaaaatattttccccTTTAGAGTATTTACGATTCCGAAAGCTTAATGTCTAGAAaaactatttgattttatttgttgtatttcCCGCGATTGTTACGGGTAGTCAGAATGCGCGGAATTAATTAAACGGCTTAAGTAAGATGTACTAACAATTTGTTGCTAATGTGCCAATCACTCGCTTCTGCTGCCCAAAAAGTTCATCGAAATCAGCTGGAGAACCAAAGAACAAGGAGTGTGCACTAGCAAATTAACTTTTGCATCATCATCACAGTCATCATCATCGGCAACATGATCTCAACCAGTCCCCGCCGAATCGTGCATAAAAACATCTCCGAAGAATCAAATGAATTCGAATCTgcccagcaaaaaaaaaaaaaacaaaaggagaaacgaaaatattgtaatttcaatattaaattaatgttgGCAAGtcttggttgtttttgttgttgctggtgttgcagCATGTGGCGTGCCACAAAATAATTTGCGAATTCAAAACAAAGTGGGTCGTTCACCGCATGATTGTGGGTGTCtcataaaagtttatttcaaatcgACGGGGAATAAGTGTTTCACAAAAACATTAGAAATTAAGAGATTTGTTAACCTGTTAAGATCGATTTAAAACATGACAGTAAAGGGAAGTATATTTTGCTCTATCAAGAAAGTTAGATagttataaaatcattttaaaacgGTTTAGGGAAATTGTGTTGGTACTAAATAAGCCGACAGCAAAAAACGAAGTACCAAGTACGAAAATACTATTTTTGTTATCGAGATTGTCACACAGAAAATAtctaaaatcagaaaaaatgCAGTATTGTGCGCAAcacaaactattaaaaattaattagtagaaaattaataattaatagcAATTagatattaaaacaattttttatgtttatgtttatctGGAACTATTAAAAGCGTTGGTTTAATGGAATGGGAATATTCAACATATACTCAAAGCAatagaataaacaaatatcaaGCAATATTACAGCTTATATAACAGTAGCATACAATATATGTTAATATCCTTTTATTGTGCaaaaacaaaccaagatttttttaacttaaatatttacataactTTTCCCAGGGATGATTCCTAAGCCGACTGCCTTTTACTTCCATCTCACTCCATCAAAAGGAAAACCTCCAGATGCCGCCCCTTTTGGGGTTCTTCCCAGGCGTTAAGCGATAGCAAAAGTTCATCTATTGAGAGGTGTGCTAAGCGATAGCAAAAGCCATTTCCCATAATCGCAAGGCCCCtgaacaacagcaacaacaacagcaacaacatcatcgaacgacaacgacaacacgAATTTCTATGGCATCAGGGTAACAATTTTAAGGCTTGTCTCTCTTATGAAATAAGACAGCCCAGCagagatttttaaataattcacaGGCGTGATTGGACACGCTTCGAGTATAAGTAtctacacaaaaaataagaaaaaaaggaaggggAAAGGTAAACAAAATCCCTGCTTAATTTGCTTTACTCATGCAAACTCTCCTTTCGACGAGCCGAAGATGCCACTGCGATTTATGGCCAAATGTCAAGAGTTGGTCCAGTTAAAGTACACTAATTAGTCAGTTAGTTGAACATGGCAGACACCTGAACATGTCAAGGCATTTGTCTGGCTGCCCCTAACCCCCTGAACCCCCATTAACCCTCTGAAACCCCCCGATTAGAGAGTCAAAGCGATTGCAGCCGACAGCCATTTAAGGAGCCACTCGAGGTCAGTCTGaagcacaaaacaaaacaaaacaaaacgtatCGATGACTAACTAATAGACTGGCCACAGGTGAGTTCGATCTATGATCTGCActgctataaaaaaataactagtGTAATTTGTAATTGGCAGCCAGCAGTTATTCTAGCAAGATGGAAagaaatgctttaaaattttaataatagtaataatatcCTTTTAAATTGATCactttaaattcttttctAATCCAAAAAGATGTCTGAAAATATCTTTAACTTCGTTGTCatacttttatttcatttccaaACCCGTGGTCATATTtccattttacattttcaagCCTTTAAGctcgaaataaaattttgtttatttacaaaaatctaAAGCATAAAGCTTTGCTTTCCATTTATTTAACACACATTGAATTAAAACTTCggaaaaatatgcaattttttCTCTTAAcaccaaatattaaatttgtatatgtataaaacGAACATTGAAAAAGTTATCTGaacaatatgttttatttctgAGTTCCCATGTTTCcaattaaagttatttaattttattgcttaccattttcaacatttatttGATCCCTAAAGCGCTAAATGATTTatattgtttacaaaaaaaggatTAAAGGTCGAAATCAACTTTCTGCAAAATTCTTTAACAAAGCCAATACAGAAtagatttataattttcccAACTCTTTTTTCGCGTCCACATTTTCCAAACAGTTCTAAACACActcttaataaaatttctaaaaaaaagtaaaatagtAACACTATATTACTTATGTTAAGTTTTGCAAGTGTAGTCAACTGGCCGCTGATTTGAACGGGTCCACAGCTTCCTGCTGCTAACACAGACATCATCGCCCAAAAGCAACAAAGTTCAGTTCCAATAGAGCAGCAATTGAATGGGAAATTTATTGCCAGCGATCGATCGCTCGAATCGAATTGAATCGCGGATTCAGAACTGTATCGAATATCGTATTGTTtgatttcggttttttttgtttgttcgcCTCCATTTGTTATTACAGGCAAAGGCCCAAAGTGCAGCGATACACACGCTTGTCCGCAATTATCGGCGTGCTAATGGAGCATTGTGAGCATGATCATAAATATTGATCGTCCACTTCCTTATGGCAGACTAAGTCATGACTCAGTCCAGTGAGGATCCCATTGTCTAAGATATCTTGGTTCCAAGGGCACCGTCTTTCAGTTATGGGCAGGAATTCGATTGAAAGTACTCCCACAAAAAAGGCTTCATGGGATAACTCATCTCAACAGTCTAAAACTACTTTTTTACTTAAACTAATTAACAAGATTTTTTACCTAAACATTAAATTGGACAgagcattaatttttaaaatttccaacaaacccAACAACGttttattagattttctttagtttttttaagataataattaaactgattttattgGAATACAGCTGTTTTGGGTATCCCTAATGAAAACTTTTGGTATTTTCTCTCCTCATATCACTAACTTATGAAATTGACCTTCACTTGATTCAAGGGATCCAGGTAATCCGGATGCTGGAAAACATAACattgttaatatttgtatatctTCACCAGTTTCAACCCACCATTATTATACTTGGCCTGATCTTAGTTCCCTTCACATTTATCACGATGCTCCGATTTATTCCCTTGGAACAGCATCGTATCGCGTTGATCACAAAGTCCTCGGTAATCTCGTCGCAATCGTTCAAGtcaaaaatattcaactgAGAATACTTGCGTAACATCCTCATCAACCCGAAGTCCAACACCCGGCCGCAGCAAGTCAATCCCAAACGCTCCAGCTGATTGAGATCGTTGAAGAACTTAAAGTGGTCGTCCTCCAGGACATCGTTGTTGGTAAACCGCAGATCCTTGAGGCTACACAATCGACCCAAACATCGGGCATGCTCATTGCTGATCTGAAACTGTCCGGACAAATGTAGATGGGTCAGCTTGTTGCCCTTGTTCTCTGCCAGAACATTAAGAAATCCGATGTTCAGCTCATTGGAGGTCATCCAGGTTCTCAGGGTGCATTTCTGAAGATTTGGCAGCTGAGCAATAACTTCGAAATTTGTGTCGCAGCCGGAGAAGAATAGCTCCACCAGTTCCGTACAACTATCAGCTATCTTCTGGTACAGGCTCTGATTCATCACCTCAAAACAGCAATCATCCAAATCCAAAGATTTCAAAGATTTCAGGGGTATTCCGAAATCCATCGAGTTCCACAAAAGGCAATCCCGGAGAACCAAGGTTTTGAGATTGGGAAAACCGCACAGATTTTTGCCTATACATTAAGaaagttaagaaaaataagcccataaaaatatactccataaaatttaaatatttcgaatACTAAATCTATTCCAAAAATACTTAAGTTAATTAatgatcaaaataaatttttctattttcaaaataactaCAAACCGGAATGAATgaatatgttaatttttagatttaatacattttaagtaCAAAAGTGAACTTCTGCCAAGTGGTTCCGATTTTCATGGagctttttggctttttgggttcacaacaaaaaaacaacattttttaggGCCGGTTTTGAGAATTTCGAAGTTTTACGGAAGTTACAGGGGCTTAAAAAGTAACCTTTGGTCACTTTTTCTGTTCTGGACCAGCCACAGATTtctcattttttaatatttgaaaatttaatttaaatttaaattatatttgacgtaaataaaatgaatttattcaattaggaactattttaaatcaaatgttttccacattaataaaaatatttcaatatttaaccattaaaattaattcgcattgtaattaatataatgattttttatttatatgcattgtaataaatataatgattttgtatttaacttaaatatttaatataaaattttgaattcaatagacagatatttttttttactattccatttttttattattgtaccATATTCTATAAGGCGATTCCCAAACTTTGATAAGTTTCTCATCTGCGATCATAAATATATTGCTTAAATtgagcgcaaaaaaaaatggaactcATAGGACTTAAATTAAACCATACTTAAACTTACCCGTATAGCACCCATTGACCAGCTCAAAAGACTCCAGATCCTGGTTGGACTGCAGGTCAAAGCTCAGCACATCCTCTGCATCCAAACATTCAATAGTGACCCGTTTCAGATGCGTCATCTTGGACATGATGGTGCGGTAATGGAACTCATCGGTGGCATTAATGTAATTGATCTCCTCCAGATTTGGGCAATATTCCGATATGAACTCCACCAGCAGAGATTCCTTTTGAAAAGAGGAGCAGTCGACGAGAAGTACCCTTATAAAAGGCCCAGCCACCTTAAAGAACCTGATCATTTCCGGCAGTGGCATCATCTCCAGAGTATAAGCCTCCAGAGTGTTTCGCCTTGTCCTGGCCCAGCCCTCGAAAGCCAATCGGAATTTGGGCGCCACACAGGCCAGCAGCACTATATCCGGCAGCAGGGTTAGGAAATCGAAAACCAGTCGGATGACATCCTCGGGCAGATCAAGCAGACTCGTCCTGCACGGCTGTGAAGCCGGAGGATCAGTTGTACAGGCAGGAACTGGAGCACGGGCACGAACTGGAGCAGGGGATTTTATAAATCTCGATTGTGCACTTGGTTTCGGCATCTTTTTGGCGTATTTTTTTGGCAACggaaattttgttaattcATTTTTGACACTTGCCTGGGTGGTGTGAtcgaaaaatatgttttcctTAAGAGATTGTTTTCAGAATAgactgaatttataaataaaattgtgttGGTACTTTAATGACcacaatttgaaatatttttgataagaaCGTATACACAAAAAATTGCATATCGATCTggtgaatatttttatacccttgcagagggtattataatttcagtcagaagtttgcaacgcagtgaaggagacgtttccgaccctataaagtatatatattcttgatcagcatcactagtagagtcgatctagccatgtccgtctgtccgtctgtccgtctgtccgtccgtttatatgcaaactagtctctcagttttaaagctatctgcatgaaactttcccaaaagttgtctttctattgcaggtagtatataagtcggaacgagccggatcggacgactatagcatatagctcccataggaacaatcggaaaaataaatgaaaaaaaattataacttttctgttttttatttttttgtttagttcttcgacatttagtaatggttaaatatttccgatttacggattaaatttcatcaaagtcggacgactatatcatatagctctcataggaacaatcggaaaaataaatgaaaaaaattataacttttctgttttttaattttttgtttagttcttcgacatatagcaatggttaaatatttcagaattatggtttaaattttatcaaaatcggacgtctatatcatatagctcccttagaaataataaaaatatataaaataactatcaaataattgagctgcaaatcatcatagcttcaatgtttttaaacatatacgaaagtaaatcataattttaatgttttcaaaaatgtttaattcttgcaatagctgcaagggtatatgaacttcggcttgccgaagtttgctttctttcttgttaaagttacacttaaattttaaaactcatTTCAGAGTGCTTGCAAGTACAagtacaaactttaaacgcgttttattcaaaatggTGTTTTCAAAGTTCGAAAACggttaaacatttaatatctACTCTTTTctacattaatttaaatattttatgcattttttatatttaactcagtttgaaaataaaaatgttttattcaaTAGCCAGGTTTTTATTTCTCCTGTTCTTGTTTATTCCATTAAGTGTATTATCCTGGCAACggaaaatttgattaaaacatttttacactGGTAAGGGTGGTGTgaacgaaaaatatttgttcccTAAGTTCATGGCAGTTACTTCGCAATTTCTATAACATTTTGGATTTCCTGAGTAAGCagaatttattgttaaaattcatcaaattACAGGGAACTCATAATAGTATAAACTTatcatatatttttgcaaaagatTTCCTTGAGTTTAACACATCCCTGACCTCCATGGGAACTGAATATAGTGATTCCCATGGGTCCAGGCACTTCCTACGACTGACAGTGACCGCCAGCAGTTTGCGGCCGACAGCTGCGGGCAATTTCACAAATTCCTCCATTATTCACCGTATAAacaagttttctttttgtttgacAACAATTAATTGCATAATTGCCTGAATAAATGCATAAATCAATTGCTGTGATTGAGAAGTCGCCAAATGCTAtgtacttatttatttatttattttaccggATATGTTTGAAGAAtaaagttttggtttttatttacctttCGTAATTGGCATTGTTTATTGTTGAAGTAAACAACTTTGGCTTAATCGTAATGCCCTACAATTattgaaaaggaaaacattattataaaattaaaacgggGAAATGGTTTAGCAGTACAATTATTTACGGCATCAACTTGTTTTATAAACTCGTTTAAGCTTTGTCTTCTTTAtttcaacatattttataaatattatttatacacaTTCAATGGCAATTGCTAACATTGTGCTTGATTgcgcttttttaaaatttcttaattttctataatatattaagtttaatataaagttctttttaattctatgttttataattttaataaacaacttATTAACGTTAACTGGTGGCTAAtgctaaaacaaaaaggaTTTTAACTGTCTTTGCATTTGACAATATGATCTCTTAGGTATATATAGATGTTCTATCAAAAGCCTAAATCCAGTGTGTCAATTGCATGGTGCCATCGTGTGTCCTTTGGGTATCCATAACGCTCATCTGGCGCACCAAACGCTTCATCGAAGGCCTGTGAACCGGTCGAACACTTCCACTGGCCGCCGTATCCAGTGGCGTACGCTCATCAATCCGCGGCGTCGGCTCCCGAACCCTTCTACTGTCCctcagctccagctccatctCAGATTCATTGTTGGAGGATCCGGCCAGGACATCCAGGTTTTCGTACGATGCTGGTTGTGACAAGACATCCCTGGAAAGTtttaagtaaacattttagaaTGTCCCATCTTTTACAACCAGTTCCTAAAGTAAACTCACGGTTTTTGAGCGCATCTGCAGCAATCTTTGAACTGCCAGTTCTTGCCGAACTCCTCGCCCTCCTCGATGGTCTGTGGCAGTCGATGATGCAATGTTTCCGGCAATCGCAGTCCCGTCATCCCGCCCAGCATTGAAACAAAGCCCATGATGACCAAGGGTAGCTTCAGATTGTCCTTCCCCAAGTAGGTGACAAAGGGAATGACAATGAGACCCAATCCTCCGATATAGCTGGATGCACCAATGCCGATGCCCCGAACTTGTGTGGGATACAGCTCGCCGGCAAAGGGATAAATGATAAGGAAGGAGGCGGATAGCAGGGCCTTGGATATCAGATATAGCACTAGGGTCTCATCCACGGCATCATCGGGCAGCATTACAGTAATCACACAAGCCACGCCCCTGGaaagtttaatattaaataacgaTATACAATATAAATTGTTGTCTCACCCCAATATCATGGATAAACTGAGGGGCCATCTTCTGCCCCAGGTGTCCATGAAGTACCAGCAACACAAGTAGCTTGGCAACTCCACAGCGGCCGACAAGAAGAAGCTCACATACTGATTGGTACCGAGGGAAGGCCCATAGTAGCTGAGACCTAGATACACCGTCTCATTGGCAAACCAGCTCAATGTGATCAGTATAGTTTTCAAACGCATATTGGGAGTGCGACACAGATCCATAAGTCCCACATTGGCCACCTTTTTCTTCTGCTTCTTGAGTTTATCCCGCCGAATTTGAGCCTCCAATTTGAGATGCACAGCCTCCGGAAACTGTCTGCCATTCACCATGGCCATGCGTTCCAGAATCTTGAGGGCCTCCTCCAAACGACCGCGCATCAAAAGCCATCGCGGTGACTCCGGCATAACGAACATGTACAGGAAGTAGGCATAAAAGGGCAGGGAGGTGATGTAGGACAGGCGAACCCAATCCCTTTCCAGATAGGTAACCGCCGACAGAAGCATGATGCCCGAAGTGTAGAAGGTGCAGGTCATCACTGTCACAAAGGATCGATAGTTTTCGCCAACCAATTCCAAAGCTGCAAAAGCGAGTATAAGATACACACAGCTGcggttaaatttttaatagtaGTAATTTAGCTTATgaacaacttttttatattgtcgataaattaaaaactttttggaaaaaaatgcatttacaataataaacttaatggaaaaaaatgcattaacaattgttaaatacttttaaaaatcgatttaaaaaaataggaaaaattttaaaactacaaattttaaattaacttaaatatttttttgttaaacttattatttaaaaaaaaggtaagtTATTAACAACTGTTTCATTCATTTCCCATATCCATTTGTACCAGGATTTTTAGtgattttctaaaattttgtTACAACTACTTACTattgaatattcaaaagtaaatttaaagaaatttttcattttacttaaaaattaacactATATCAAACTaaactacaatttttaatttaccttaaatattttttatttaattttttatttaaaaaactaagttGTTAACAACTGTTTCATTTCCAATGTCCATTTGAAACAGGATTTTTgtgattttcttaaattttgtttacaactATTTACTattgaatattcaaaagtaCATTTTTAGGAACTTTTCATTTACATAAAAACATACACTACAtcaacgattttttttgtatcataTTTCGCATGTTGGTTTATattatgataaaaaaaaagaacaatttttttttgttttttttttcaaggtATTCGAATTAAGCCTATTATCTAATATTTTATAGGTTTTAGCATTAAGCTCCTAGTTTATCTACCGCAACTGTATTAAAAACTCCATATACTCACATATAATAAAAGGTATCTGATAGACAGCCGGAATGGTTAAACCCACGATGACACGACTCCCTGCCCAAGTCCAGAAATCCCTGCTCAGCGAAGTCATCAAGCTGCCCGCCAACAAAGTGGCCAGGCAAATAAAATAGGAAAGTCTTCGTCCAGCACGATCATTGAGTAGTCCAAATAGATAAACACCCACAGGACCGCCCGTGTTGAGAGCAGCCAATCCAATTGTGGGATATATATCCTGATCGCACACTAAATCGAACTGAAAGTTGAGGGTTTAGTGGGTTAGTGGGTAAGCCAATCTGAAACTCCTGGCTGAGAAAAATACATTATGCTTGGGAAATGATGCAAGCGTCTCCTAGATGAGGAATCATGTGAAATGAAGGTTCGATTTCAATGTTCTGGGACTGCGCACATCGATCACAATGGACGACCAGACGATGCTCGTATTGTACTCCCATCCCTGACTGCACTTGACCAATGGCCAACTGCTGTTTGCCTCCATGGTGGTCAAGTCATCCTCCTCTCCGGATTCAAGAAGTTGCGTCCAATTGACTCCGTAGGTATAGCATTTGCTGTAGACCAGTTCATCGTTTTCCTTAAACGAAATGGTTAAGTATTTCTTTAGACAATTTAAATCGAAACACTTAAATCAATAAGACATATGTTTATTTTCCCTTAACCACCCCTTTGATTACTCATCGAACCACCCACGTATCGACATTCCACCTCCGTGAACGCACAATCAATGGGCCGACTTGATTGCCTGACCCGCAGCACTCATATGGCTGCAATTACTCACCACTTCCATGGGAATGGCCAGCGATTTTCGCTGCTCCAGCGGCAGATCGAGCAGCTCCGGGATGCGACACCAATAGTCATCCGGAGTATCAGCCATAAACAATTGATTAAAGGCACAAAATCCACACGGAATACAGGCTGGCAGGCAAATGCCGAAGACCAAGAGCTTTTGGTATTTACCAAACTCGCCGATGGTGGGCAGCAGGTCATCCAGATCGAAGGCCTCCTAAAAAACCGAACAAACCGAACTATCTTGAGAAGATCAAAAACTCTATCGCACAGATACGCACATCCACCGAGGGCTGGGA
This genomic stretch from Drosophila gunungcola strain Sukarami unplaced genomic scaffold, Dgunungcola_SK_2 000001F, whole genome shotgun sequence harbors:
- the LOC128263162 gene encoding carcinine transporter isoform X2, which codes for MTSLSRDFWTWAGSRVIVGLTIPAVYQIPFIISLELVGENYRSFVTVMTCTFYTSGIMLLSAVTYLERDWVRLSYITSLPFYAYFLYMFVMPESPRWLLMRGRLEEALKILERMAMVNGRQFPEAVHLKLEAQIRRDKLKKQKKKVANVGLMDLCRTPNMRLKTILITLSWFANETVYLGLSYYGPSLGTNQYVSFFLSAAVELPSYLCCWYFMDTWGRRWPLSLSMILGGVACVITVMLPDDAVDETLVLYLISKALLSASFLIIYPFAGELYPTQVRGIGIGASSYIGGLGLIVIPFVTYLGKDNLKLPLVIMGFVSMLGGMTGLRLPETLHHRLPQTIEEGEEFGKNWQFKDCCRCAQKPDVLSQPASYENLDVLAGSSNNESEMELELRDSRRVREPTPRIDERTPLDTAASGSVRPVHRPSMKRLVRQMSVMDTQRTHDGTMQLTHWI
- the LOC128263162 gene encoding carcinine transporter isoform X1, producing the protein MSDIVDSDGDEYDELSELRQRHKPESQPSVDEAFDLDDLLPTIGEFGKYQKLLVFGICLPACIPCGFCAFNQLFMADTPDDYWCRIPELLDLPLEQRKSLAIPMEVENDELVYSKCYTYGVNWTQLLESGEEDDLTTMEANSSWPLVKCSQGWEYNTSIVWSSIVIDFDLVCDQDIYPTIGLAALNTGGPVGVYLFGLLNDRAGRRLSYFICLATLLAGSLMTSLSRDFWTWAGSRVIVGLTIPAVYQIPFIISLELVGENYRSFVTVMTCTFYTSGIMLLSAVTYLERDWVRLSYITSLPFYAYFLYMFVMPESPRWLLMRGRLEEALKILERMAMVNGRQFPEAVHLKLEAQIRRDKLKKQKKKVANVGLMDLCRTPNMRLKTILITLSWFANETVYLGLSYYGPSLGTNQYVSFFLSAAVELPSYLCCWYFMDTWGRRWPLSLSMILGGVACVITVMLPDDAVDETLVLYLISKALLSASFLIIYPFAGELYPTQVRGIGIGASSYIGGLGLIVIPFVTYLGKDNLKLPLVIMGFVSMLGGMTGLRLPETLHHRLPQTIEEGEEFGKNWQFKDCCRCAQKPDVLSQPASYENLDVLAGSSNNESEMELELRDSRRVREPTPRIDERTPLDTAASGSVRPVHRPSMKRLVRQMSVMDTQRTHDGTMQLTHWI
- the LOC128261356 gene encoding F-box/LRR-repeat protein 4 encodes the protein MPKPSAQSRFIKSPAPVRARAPVPACTTDPPASQPCRTSLLDLPEDVIRLVFDFLTLLPDIVLLACVAPKFRLAFEGWARTRRNTLEAYTLEMMPLPEMIRFFKVAGPFIRVLLVDCSSFQKESLLVEFISEYCPNLEEINYINATDEFHYRTIMSKMTHLKRVTIECLDAEDVLSFDLQSNQDLESFELVNGCYTGKNLCGFPNLKTLVLRDCLLWNSMDFGIPLKSLKSLDLDDCCFEVMNQSLYQKIADSCTELVELFFSGCDTNFEVIAQLPNLQKCTLRTWMTSNELNIGFLNVLAENKGNKLTHLHLSGQFQISNEHARCLGRLCSLKDLRFTNNDVLEDDHFKFFNDLNQLERLGLTCCGRVLDFGLMRMLRKYSQLNIFDLNDCDEITEDFVINAIRCCSKGINRSIVINVKGTKIRPSIIMHPDYLDPLNQVKVNFIS